A genomic region of Chitinimonas arctica contains the following coding sequences:
- a CDS encoding cupin domain-containing protein, whose translation MSLEVSTRLKLIREKHALSQRELAKRAGVTNSTISLIEQNRVSPSISSLKKVLDGVPMSLAEFFTFDIAEPARPSPFFDREQMPNIGGEGVDLFLVGHGVQNRHITMLHERYAAGADTGAEMLSHTGQEVGMVVKGEIELTVAEQCRVLKPGEGYYFDSTLPHRFRNLGSETAEIVSASLVSPNSTPSF comes from the coding sequence ATGTCACTGGAAGTCAGCACCCGCCTCAAGCTGATACGCGAAAAGCACGCTTTGTCACAGCGCGAGCTGGCCAAGCGTGCCGGCGTGACCAACAGTACCATCTCGCTGATCGAGCAGAACCGCGTGAGCCCCTCCATCTCCTCGCTCAAGAAGGTGCTGGATGGCGTACCGATGAGCCTCGCGGAATTCTTCACCTTCGATATCGCCGAACCCGCCCGCCCCTCCCCCTTCTTCGATCGCGAACAGATGCCGAATATCGGCGGTGAAGGGGTGGACCTGTTCCTGGTGGGCCATGGCGTACAGAACCGCCATATCACCATGCTGCATGAACGTTACGCAGCAGGTGCCGACACCGGCGCCGAAATGCTCAGCCATACCGGCCAGGAGGTCGGCATGGTGGTGAAGGGCGAGATCGAGCTGACCGTGGCCGAGCAATGCCGCGTACTGAAACCGGGCGAAGGCTATTACTTCGATTCCACCCTGCCGCACCGCTTCCGCAACCTGGGCAGCGAAACAGCCGAGATCGTCAGCGCCAGCCTGGTCAGCCCCAATTCAACGCCGAGTTTTTAG
- the ald gene encoding alanine dehydrogenase: protein MLIGVPKEIKNHEYRVGLTPAGVKELKRNGHEVLVQTQAGTAIGFPDDQYIAAGAQIVQAAEEIFKRAEMIIKVKEPQPVECAMLRPGQILYTYLHLAPDPEQTAALVKSGCVAIAYETVTDARGGLPLLAPMSEVAGRMAIQAAARALEKSAGGSGVLLGGVPGVAPGRVLVIGGGVVGTHAARMAAGLGADVTILDRSLPRLKEIDEAFGGRIKTLYSTQDAIENELRQADAVIGAVLIPGAAAPKLVSREMLGLMKPGSVLVDVAIDQGGCFETSHATTHQEPTYVVDGVIHYCVANMPGGVARTSTIALTNATLVHAVAIANKGWKKALRDDVHLKNGLNVCQGKVSYAAVAQVLGYEYTAADSLLN from the coding sequence ATGCTGATCGGTGTACCGAAAGAAATCAAAAACCATGAATACCGCGTAGGTCTGACGCCGGCCGGCGTCAAGGAATTGAAGCGCAACGGCCACGAGGTCTTGGTGCAGACCCAGGCGGGTACGGCCATTGGTTTCCCGGATGATCAGTATATTGCCGCCGGCGCCCAGATCGTGCAGGCCGCCGAGGAGATCTTCAAGCGTGCCGAGATGATCATCAAGGTCAAGGAGCCGCAACCGGTTGAATGCGCCATGCTGCGCCCGGGCCAGATTCTCTATACCTATCTGCATCTCGCACCCGATCCTGAACAGACCGCCGCCCTGGTGAAATCGGGTTGCGTGGCGATTGCCTACGAGACGGTGACCGATGCCCGTGGCGGCCTGCCTTTGCTGGCCCCCATGTCGGAAGTGGCCGGGCGGATGGCGATCCAGGCCGCGGCGCGCGCCCTGGAAAAATCGGCCGGTGGTTCCGGCGTGCTGCTGGGCGGTGTGCCTGGCGTGGCGCCGGGCCGCGTGCTGGTGATCGGTGGCGGCGTGGTGGGCACCCATGCGGCCCGCATGGCGGCCGGCCTGGGTGCCGACGTGACCATCCTGGACCGTTCCCTGCCGCGCCTCAAGGAGATCGACGAGGCTTTCGGCGGACGTATCAAGACCTTGTATTCCACCCAGGATGCCATCGAGAACGAACTGCGCCAGGCCGATGCCGTGATCGGCGCGGTACTGATCCCCGGCGCGGCGGCGCCCAAGCTGGTCAGCCGCGAGATGCTGGGCTTGATGAAACCGGGTTCGGTGCTGGTGGACGTCGCCATCGACCAAGGTGGTTGCTTCGAAACCTCGCATGCAACCACCCACCAGGAGCCGACCTACGTGGTGGACGGCGTCATCCACTATTGCGTGGCCAATATGCCGGGCGGCGTGGCGCGCACTTCGACCATCGCCCTGACGAATGCCACCCTGGTCCACGCGGTAGCGATCGCCAACAAGGGTTGGAAAAAGGCGCTGCGCGACGACGTCCACCTGAAGAACGGACTCAACGTCTGTCAGGGCAAGGTCAGCTATGCCGCCGTGGCGCAGGTGCTGGGCTATGAATATACAGCGGCGGATTCGCTGCTGAACTGA
- a CDS encoding porin — translation MTRWKTMAIVAAAVFPGAARADVGDLTMSGFGTLGAVRINTDSAQFVRDLRQNSGAGKTLDFSVDSRLALQLDYRFDDAFSLTIQALAQKNRDGNFKPELEWANIKYRLDQAWSFRAGRMGTPLFLISDSRNVGYASPWVRPPVDVYSQAASSYFDGIDANWSGKLGGGTARLQPYFGLAPSRLRPDFDVKLRKMAGLNSTYEYGAWLFRAGYMYSRLDGESPSLDSLFEAMRDVGRIPGLAQWRDAAAALETRAKKTSFAGVGLAFDDDTWLVQAEYTQRRVESFIGDTDGWYATLGYRLGTVMPYLTHAAVQGHRNTAADSLLAPSPELAGLKSIVRGVSGAGTQKTTGVGVRWDVYRNIALKAQFDRIRTERGRDSWMLKPADGKSVNVYSLAADFVF, via the coding sequence ATGACAAGATGGAAGACCATGGCCATCGTTGCGGCGGCGGTTTTCCCGGGCGCCGCCCGGGCGGACGTAGGCGACCTGACCATGTCCGGCTTCGGCACCCTGGGCGCAGTCAGGATCAACACCGATTCCGCCCAGTTCGTACGCGACCTGCGGCAAAACAGCGGTGCGGGGAAAACGCTGGATTTCAGTGTGGATTCTCGCCTGGCGCTACAGCTGGACTACCGATTCGACGATGCCTTCAGCCTGACCATCCAGGCCCTGGCGCAAAAGAATCGCGACGGTAATTTCAAACCCGAACTGGAGTGGGCCAATATCAAGTACCGGCTCGATCAAGCCTGGTCCTTCCGCGCCGGGCGGATGGGCACGCCCCTGTTCCTGATTTCCGATTCCCGCAATGTCGGCTATGCCTCGCCCTGGGTGCGCCCCCCGGTCGATGTCTATTCGCAGGCTGCGTCCTCTTATTTCGACGGTATCGATGCCAATTGGAGCGGGAAGCTGGGCGGCGGTACCGCGCGCTTGCAACCCTATTTCGGACTGGCGCCATCCAGGCTGCGGCCAGACTTCGACGTCAAACTGCGCAAAATGGCTGGGCTCAACTCTACTTACGAATACGGCGCCTGGCTGTTCCGCGCCGGCTATATGTACTCCCGCCTGGATGGCGAGAGTCCGTCGCTGGACAGCCTATTCGAAGCGATGCGCGATGTCGGCCGGATTCCCGGACTGGCACAGTGGCGCGACGCCGCCGCCGCCTTGGAAACACGCGCCAAGAAAACCTCCTTTGCCGGCGTAGGACTGGCCTTCGACGACGATACCTGGCTGGTGCAGGCCGAATACACCCAGCGCCGGGTGGAGAGCTTTATCGGCGATACCGACGGCTGGTATGCCACGCTCGGCTATCGCCTGGGCACCGTCATGCCTTATCTCACCCACGCCGCGGTGCAAGGCCATCGCAACACCGCGGCCGACTCTCTGCTTGCCCCTTCGCCGGAGCTGGCGGGGCTGAAGTCCATCGTCAGGGGCGTATCCGGCGCGGGCACCCAAAAAACCACCGGTGTGGGCGTGCGCTGGGATGTGTATCGAAATATCGCCCTGAAAGCCCAGTTCGACCGCATCCGAACGGAAAGGGGTCGCGACAGTTGGATGCTGAAGCCGGCCGACGGGAAATCCGTCAATGTCTACAGCCTCGCCGCTGACTTCGTCTTCTAA
- a CDS encoding glutamine synthetase family protein, translated as MNQFHDFFREHGITEVECVIPDMTGVARGKILPKSQFNSANMRLPKAVIIQTVTGDWPDDDSITGPTDPDVVCVPDFNTARLVPWAPDPTALVIHDCVNFDGSPVDISPRYVLRKVLKLYEDRGWKPVVAPELEFYLVERNVDPDLPLKPPIGRTGRPEIGRNSYSIDAVNEFDPYFEDVYAYSEAMRLDVDTLIHEVGAAQMEINFVHGDALDLADRVFLFKRVVRETALRHGIYATFMAKPMQDEPGSAMHIHQSVVDKQGNNVFSQADGGPSDLFLGYIAGLQRYMPAVMPIMAPFVNSYRRLSRFSAAPINLAWGFDNRTVGIRIPNSGPEGRRVENRVPGVDVNPYLAMAATLACGYLGMVKGLKPTDPMSTSGYDLDYDLPRHLEDAIEAMRDSADIAETLGADFVKAFCAVKEKEYDTFFRVISSWERSHLLLNV; from the coding sequence ATGAACCAGTTCCATGACTTTTTCCGTGAGCACGGCATTACCGAAGTCGAGTGCGTCATTCCCGACATGACCGGGGTCGCCCGCGGCAAGATTCTGCCCAAGAGCCAGTTCAATTCGGCCAATATGCGACTGCCCAAGGCCGTCATCATCCAGACCGTGACCGGCGATTGGCCGGACGACGACAGCATTACCGGGCCGACCGATCCGGACGTGGTGTGCGTCCCCGATTTCAATACCGCCCGCCTGGTGCCCTGGGCCCCGGATCCGACCGCGCTGGTGATCCACGATTGCGTCAACTTCGACGGCAGCCCGGTCGATATCTCGCCGCGCTATGTGCTGCGCAAAGTGCTGAAACTGTATGAGGACCGCGGCTGGAAGCCGGTGGTGGCGCCGGAGCTGGAATTCTACCTGGTGGAGCGCAACGTCGATCCCGACCTGCCGCTCAAGCCGCCGATCGGCCGTACCGGCCGACCGGAGATCGGCCGCAATAGCTACAGCATCGACGCGGTGAACGAATTCGACCCCTATTTCGAGGACGTCTACGCCTACAGCGAGGCGATGCGCCTGGATGTGGACACCTTGATCCATGAAGTGGGCGCGGCCCAGATGGAAATCAACTTTGTCCACGGCGATGCGCTGGACCTGGCCGACCGGGTGTTCCTATTCAAGCGCGTAGTGCGCGAAACCGCCCTGCGCCATGGCATCTATGCCACCTTTATGGCCAAGCCCATGCAGGACGAACCGGGCAGCGCCATGCATATCCACCAGAGCGTGGTGGACAAGCAGGGAAATAACGTCTTTTCCCAGGCGGATGGCGGTCCTTCCGACCTGTTCCTGGGCTATATCGCCGGGCTGCAGCGCTATATGCCGGCGGTGATGCCCATCATGGCGCCGTTCGTGAACAGCTATCGCCGCTTGAGCCGTTTTTCCGCCGCGCCGATCAACCTGGCCTGGGGCTTCGACAACCGCACCGTCGGTATCCGCATCCCCAATTCCGGACCGGAAGGCCGCCGGGTCGAGAACCGGGTGCCGGGCGTGGACGTGAACCCCTACCTGGCCATGGCGGCCACCCTGGCCTGCGGCTACCTGGGCATGGTCAAGGGCCTCAAGCCGACCGACCCGATGAGTACCAGCGGCTACGACCTCGACTACGACCTGCCGCGCCACCTGGAAGACGCCATCGAAGCGATGCGCGACTCGGCCGATATCGCCGAAACCCTGGGCGCCGATTTCGTCAAGGCGTTCTGCGCTGTGAAGGAAAAGGAATACGACACTTTCTTCCGGGTAATCAGCTCCTGGGAGCGCAGTCACCTGCTGCTTAATGTATAA
- a CDS encoding arsinothricin resistance N-acetyltransferase ArsN1 family B codes for MYDRATLHIEPFTGADDTATAKDMAATAKGLAALLCDAVQGGASLGFMPPLSTDTAYGYWQSILATPPAELRLWIARAEGRIVGTVQLSLCGRANGDNRAEVQKLMVHSDWRGQGIAARLMAAVENQARRLGRGLLYLDTEAGSGAEGFYSALGYSRVGEIPDFARNPDGQLRPTAIYFKRLGDAGTPRPADSAETAPFTIRSACAADAAAIAAIYNPYVLDSVITFEETPVSVAAMADRISDTLAAGLPWLVAERDGQLQGYAYAAKWRARSAYRYALESSVYLAPTAKRLGLGSELYRCLLARLREIGCHTVIGGIALPNTASVALHEKLGYRRVARFEQVGYKFERWIDVGYWQLHLDVGPQD; via the coding sequence ATGTACGATCGCGCGACACTCCATATCGAACCATTCACCGGCGCGGACGATACGGCGACGGCAAAAGACATGGCCGCCACGGCAAAGGGCTTGGCCGCCCTGCTGTGCGACGCGGTGCAAGGCGGCGCCAGTCTGGGCTTTATGCCTCCCCTATCCACCGACACGGCCTACGGCTATTGGCAGTCGATACTGGCGACACCGCCCGCCGAGCTGCGCTTGTGGATCGCACGCGCGGAAGGCCGCATCGTCGGCACCGTGCAATTGTCCCTTTGCGGCCGGGCCAACGGCGACAATCGCGCCGAAGTCCAAAAATTGATGGTGCACAGCGACTGGCGCGGCCAGGGCATCGCCGCCCGCCTGATGGCCGCGGTGGAAAATCAGGCGCGCCGACTTGGCCGTGGCTTGCTGTATCTCGATACCGAAGCAGGGTCCGGCGCGGAAGGCTTCTACAGCGCGCTTGGCTATAGCCGGGTGGGTGAAATCCCCGACTTTGCCCGCAATCCGGACGGCCAGTTGCGCCCTACCGCCATCTACTTCAAACGCTTGGGAGACGCCGGCACGCCGCGGCCTGCCGACTCGGCCGAGACCGCCCCATTCACGATACGGTCGGCTTGCGCGGCGGATGCTGCCGCCATCGCCGCGATCTACAACCCCTATGTGCTCGACAGCGTCATCACCTTCGAGGAAACGCCCGTCAGCGTCGCCGCGATGGCGGATCGCATAAGCGACACCTTGGCCGCCGGTTTGCCCTGGCTGGTGGCGGAACGCGATGGCCAGTTGCAGGGCTATGCCTATGCCGCCAAGTGGCGGGCCCGCTCAGCCTATCGCTATGCGCTGGAAAGTTCGGTCTACCTGGCCCCTACCGCCAAGCGGCTGGGGCTGGGCAGCGAACTATATCGCTGCCTGCTGGCCCGCTTGCGCGAGATCGGCTGCCATACCGTGATCGGCGGCATCGCCCTGCCCAATACCGCCAGCGTGGCCCTGCACGAAAAATTGGGATACCGCCGAGTCGCGCGGTTTGAACAGGTCGGCTACAAGTTCGAGCGCTGGATCGATGTGGGATATTGGCAGCTGCACCTGGACGTGGGTCCGCAGGATTAG
- a CDS encoding gamma-glutamyl-gamma-aminobutyrate hydrolase family protein, with protein MQRKPLVALVADRKQLGPHPFHCVGEKYIDAVVGGADCLAIVIPALGDRQDFDSLLDMVDGLLFTGSASMVDPALYQGPGLPEGQYLDTARDQTAMPLMQRAIARGMPVFAICRGFQEMNVVHGGSLLQKVHEVPGMLDHREDDSAALDLQYGPAHPVRFTEGGLIQRTSGLSEYSVNSIHNQGVERLGAGLLAEAVAPDGLVEAFSVKDASAFALAVQWHPEWKYAGNPLSVSLFKAFGADCRRYQAGR; from the coding sequence ATGCAACGCAAACCGCTGGTGGCCTTGGTGGCCGACCGCAAGCAACTCGGCCCGCATCCCTTCCATTGCGTGGGCGAAAAGTATATCGATGCCGTGGTCGGCGGCGCCGACTGCCTGGCCATCGTTATCCCGGCCCTTGGTGATCGCCAGGATTTCGACAGCCTGCTCGATATGGTGGACGGGCTGCTGTTCACCGGTAGCGCCTCCATGGTCGATCCAGCCCTCTACCAGGGACCCGGCCTGCCGGAGGGGCAGTATCTCGATACCGCCCGCGACCAGACCGCCATGCCGCTGATGCAGCGTGCCATCGCCCGCGGCATGCCGGTATTCGCCATCTGCCGTGGCTTCCAGGAAATGAACGTCGTCCATGGCGGCAGCCTGTTGCAGAAAGTCCATGAAGTGCCGGGCATGCTCGACCATCGCGAGGACGATAGCGCCGCGCTGGACCTGCAGTACGGCCCCGCCCATCCGGTGCGCTTCACCGAAGGTGGCTTGATCCAGCGGACCAGTGGCCTGAGCGAGTACAGCGTCAATTCGATTCATAACCAGGGCGTGGAACGCCTCGGCGCCGGCCTGCTGGCCGAAGCCGTGGCGCCGGACGGCCTGGTGGAAGCCTTCTCCGTGAAGGATGCCAGCGCATTTGCGCTCGCGGTGCAATGGCACCCCGAGTGGAAATACGCCGGCAATCCGCTGTCGGTCAGCCTGTTCAAGGCTTTCGGCGCGGATTGCCGGCGCTATCAAGCGGGCCGTTGA
- a CDS encoding aldehyde dehydrogenase family protein, with translation MKCYDKLFINGEWRAPHGSGFTAIHNPATEEAFAQTCNADLDDLNSAFAAARAAFPAWSRTSAAERADYIRKLHAALEKRKDELALAITQSMGCPLEIAKVIQVNCVSALKNFAERAFEMEVEKQVNNSLIVREPVGVCAFITPWNYPLYQLIGKVAPALATGCTMVLKPSSVTPLQDLIFAEAVAEIGLPAGVFNLITGKGGELGDAMVTHPEVDMVSFTGSTSTGRRIQRLAAETIKRVCLELGGKSPFIITEDAPLEQAVGSGVRDVMINTGQTCIALTRMLVPASRYEEAVQIAKRVAEGLKVGDPMDKDTYVGPMSSMGQRETVLKYIQKGLDEGAKLVTGGVERPEGLSRGAYVKPTIFRDVHNKMTIAQEEIFGPVICMIPYSTLDEAIDIANDSVYGLSSGVWAATKEEGIRIARLIRAGGCYVNGGDFNYDAPLGGYKQSGNGREWGDFGIHEFYEIKSMQL, from the coding sequence ATGAAATGCTACGACAAACTGTTCATCAACGGCGAATGGCGCGCACCGCATGGCAGTGGCTTCACCGCCATCCATAACCCTGCCACCGAAGAAGCCTTCGCCCAGACCTGCAATGCCGACCTGGACGATCTGAACAGCGCCTTTGCCGCCGCCCGCGCCGCCTTCCCGGCCTGGTCGCGCACCAGCGCCGCCGAGCGGGCCGATTACATCCGCAAGCTGCATGCCGCGCTGGAAAAGCGCAAGGACGAGCTGGCCCTGGCCATCACCCAATCCATGGGCTGCCCGCTGGAAATCGCCAAGGTGATCCAGGTCAATTGCGTATCGGCGCTGAAGAACTTCGCCGAACGGGCCTTTGAAATGGAAGTGGAGAAGCAGGTCAACAACTCGCTGATCGTGCGCGAGCCGGTCGGCGTCTGCGCCTTCATCACACCCTGGAACTACCCGCTATACCAATTGATCGGCAAGGTTGCCCCCGCCCTCGCCACCGGCTGCACCATGGTGCTAAAACCCTCCTCGGTCACGCCGCTGCAAGACCTGATCTTCGCCGAGGCGGTGGCCGAGATCGGCCTGCCGGCCGGCGTATTCAATCTGATCACCGGCAAGGGCGGCGAGCTGGGCGATGCCATGGTGACCCACCCCGAAGTGGACATGGTGTCGTTCACCGGCTCGACCAGCACCGGCCGCCGCATCCAGCGGCTCGCCGCCGAGACCATCAAGCGCGTGTGCCTGGAATTGGGCGGCAAATCGCCCTTTATCATCACCGAGGACGCCCCGCTGGAACAGGCCGTCGGCTCCGGCGTGCGCGATGTGATGATCAATACCGGCCAGACCTGCATCGCCCTGACCCGCATGCTGGTCCCGGCGTCCCGCTACGAAGAAGCGGTGCAGATCGCCAAGCGTGTGGCCGAGGGCCTGAAGGTCGGCGACCCGATGGACAAGGATACCTATGTCGGTCCGATGAGCTCGATGGGCCAGCGCGAGACCGTGCTCAAGTACATTCAGAAGGGCCTGGATGAAGGCGCCAAGCTGGTGACCGGCGGGGTCGAACGGCCGGAAGGGCTGTCGCGCGGCGCCTATGTCAAACCGACGATCTTCCGCGATGTACACAACAAGATGACCATTGCCCAGGAAGAAATCTTCGGGCCGGTCATCTGCATGATCCCCTACAGCACCCTGGACGAAGCCATCGATATCGCCAACGACAGCGTCTATGGCCTATCGTCCGGCGTATGGGCCGCCACCAAGGAAGAAGGCATCCGTATCGCCCGGCTGATCCGCGCGGGCGGTTGCTACGTCAACGGCGGCGATTTCAACTATGACGCCCCGCTGGGTGGTTACAAGCAATCGGGCAATGGCCGCGAATGGGGTGATTTCGGTATCCACGAATTCTACGAAATCAAGTCCATGCAGTTGTAG
- a CDS encoding proteasome-type protease, which translates to MTYCVAMRLEAGLLFASDSRTNAGIDHIASFRKMHLFEQPDERLIVLLSAGNLATTQSVVSLLRQRVDQDRPNLRNVTSMYDAAVLVGTTSKEVYARDGCYQGAGQSVDFGGDFLLGGQIRGEAPRLFQIYSPGNFIEATFDTPYFQIGESKYGKPIIDRVVRHHTSLIEAAKCTLISFDSTLRSNLSVGLPIDMLLYQANSFCQAKPQRIDQDDPYFHLLQKGWGEGLKRVFARLPNASWFEPEAKKE; encoded by the coding sequence ATGACCTACTGCGTCGCTATGCGACTGGAGGCCGGTTTGTTATTTGCCTCCGATTCGCGCACCAACGCCGGCATCGATCACATTGCCAGCTTCCGCAAGATGCACCTGTTCGAACAGCCGGACGAACGCCTGATCGTGTTGCTCAGCGCCGGCAATCTGGCCACCACGCAAAGCGTGGTCAGCTTGCTGCGGCAGCGCGTGGACCAGGACCGCCCCAATCTGCGCAACGTCACCAGCATGTACGATGCGGCCGTGCTGGTCGGCACCACCAGCAAGGAAGTCTACGCCCGCGATGGCTGCTACCAGGGTGCCGGCCAAAGTGTGGATTTCGGCGGCGACTTTCTGCTGGGCGGCCAGATCCGGGGCGAGGCGCCGCGCCTGTTCCAGATCTATTCGCCGGGCAATTTCATCGAAGCCACCTTCGACACGCCCTACTTCCAGATCGGCGAGTCCAAATACGGCAAACCCATCATCGACCGGGTGGTGCGCCATCACACCTCCTTGATCGAAGCCGCCAAGTGCACCTTGATCTCCTTCGATTCCACCCTGCGCAGCAATCTGTCGGTGGGCCTGCCGATCGATATGCTGCTCTACCAGGCCAATTCCTTCTGCCAGGCCAAGCCGCAGCGGATCGACCAGGATGATCCCTATTTCCACCTCCTGCAAAAAGGCTGGGGCGAAGGGTTGAAGCGGGTTTTCGCGCGGCTGCCGAATGCCAGCTGGTTCGAGCCCGAAGCCAAGAAAGAGTAG